ATGACTTTTTACAATACTTGGTGGAAGCCTGTAACGGCCAAAGCTGGTGAAATCTACGGAAGGATGGCCGTAGCGGATCAGGGTGGAAAAGTAAAAATGGACGCTGCAACCAGAAAAGCATTTGATGCCGAGTTTGCGGCGCTCAACATCATGAATGATAGTGTTGTGAATGCATATGCAAAAAAGAACTGGAATTCTATAGCTGCGGCTATGGTCATTAAAGACCGCTATATTGACTATCCGTATTTTGATAATGCAAGAGCCTTAATGCCATTGTTAAGTAAGGAGGTGAGGGAATCTTCCTTTGGGAAACAGATTTACGCCAGATTGGCCCTGGACGAAAAAACTGCAACAGGAAAAGTTGCCCCGGTGTTTTCTATGGCTGATAGAGATAGGAAAACCCTAAGCCTGGCCGATTTTAGGGGAAAGTATGTATTGGTGGATTTTTGGGCAAGCTGGTGTGGCCCATGCAGAAAGGAAAATCCTAACGTTGTGGCAGCTTACAAAAAATATCATGACAAAGGCTTTGAGATTTTGGGCGTATCATTAGATAGTAATAAGGAGCCCTGGTTAAAAGCAATTGCTACCGATCAGTTAACGTGGCATCATGTATCCGATCTAAAAGGATGGAAAAATGAAGCTGCGGCGCTCTATGGAGTAAGTTCCGTACCTGCCAGTTTTTTAATTGGACCTGATGGCAAAGTAATAGCTAAGGATTTAAGAGGTGAGGATCTTCACAAGAAATTGCAGATGATTTTTGCAACAAAATAATAGCTAAGGCTGTAAAATTAGAGGAGAGCCTGAACCGTAGCTGCGGTTCAGGCTCTTTGGCTGTAAAATAGTAGCTATATTTGCTCATTCATATTTCTTTTGCCCAAGATGTCACAGCCGCTTCCCTTTCAATCCATACCTTTCCCAGCTCCCTTGCAAATTGTACGCATGTTGGATTTTCATGATCCATCGTCCGACTTTCCGCATAGACATGATTTTTTTATGTGCTATTGGACTACTGAAGGAAAAGGTAAGCATCTTATTGATTTCGAGCCATATATCATGACAAGGGGCAGGTTATTCTTTCTTCACCAAAATCAGGTGCACCAGGTAAGCGAGTACGCCAATGATGGCTGGATGGTGATGTTTAATGGCGTGTGCTTTCAGGAGTTCTTGAAAATGAACCCTAAGCAAGAACAAAATGGACTGTTTGATTATTTCAACGCCCGCCCATGGGTAGATCTGGGTGAAGATCTTATCGAGCAATTTGAAACTATTGCCAACCTTATGACTGTTGAGGCTAATGAGCGTTTCAATATGGACATTTTACAACATTACCTTTCTATACTCTTGTTGTTTGCCGCCCGTAAGTATGCCCAGGACAATTCACTCACGATACAAGGCATCGATACCGAGCAGCTCAGAAAATTGAAAGTGCTTATAGAATCTAATTTCAGGACAAACAGGGAAAGTACTTTCTATGCATCCTCATTAGGCTATTCGCCCAGAAAACTCAACGCCCTTTGCTATAGAACCATGGGTGTATCTATCCAGGATATGATCAATCAGCGTTTACTGGCAGAAATTGAGGCCGGACTTGTTGGCAGCAACCGCTCTTTAAAAGAGATTTCCTTTGAATTGGGCTTCGTAGATCAGTCGCACATGGCCACTTTTTTCAAGAAACACCGTGCAGAACGTCCATCCGACTTTCGCAACAGGTATTTGCCCTAACCAGATTATACTCCCATTAGTACCATTTCATAACATGACTTGCCGTTTAGTTTTAGGACATTTGCAACTCCAATAATTGCGAAAATATCCCTAAATGTCCAGAAGAAAAATTGCCTACGCGCTGTGCCTTGCTATAATCAGTACCTTTTTTTTATCCACCGGTTTAATCATCAACAGCCTCAATGCCTATAAGGGCAATAACTGGGCATGGACGGCTTCATTAAGGTATTTGCTGGCCGTTCCCGTACTGGTAATTATTGTTTTGTTTAGAGGGAAATTAAACGGCTTGATGCTGGCTTTTAAAAAGATGCCACTCACATTTATTCTTTGGGGCAACCTGGGTTTTGGGGTTTATTATGCACTGCTTTCTTATGCCATTGGGATGATACCTGGTTGGCTGGTCACTGCCGGGTTTATGACCACAGTACTTGCCGGCGTGTTAATCTGTCCCTTGATTTATGATGACCACAGGGCAATGATTTCGAAAAAGGCATTGTTGCTTTCCTCACTATTGGTTTCAGGATTGCTCATTATGCAAATGGATAGAATTCGTCAGCTGGAGCACATTACCTTAACTGTACTTGGTATTGGAATGGCTATTCTGGCTGCATTTTTATGGCCGTTGGGCAATAGAAAGCTAATGCTTAAGTTAGAGCAGGAGCAGATTACGCTTGATCCTATTCAAAGAATATTAGGGATGACCATTGGCGGCCTTCCCATTCTCCTGTTGCTTGCTGCATACGGTTTTTACAGTGCCGGAGCTCCATCATTACTTCAATTAGAAACTTCCTTTCTGGCTGTACTGTCCTCCGGTGTAATTGGCACAATTCTTTTCTTTAAGGCCATGCAACTGGTCAGTAAAAACCATCTCGGTATGTTGGCAGTAGAATCTACACAGGTTTTAGGCGTATTTTTTACGCTCATTGGAGATATGCTGATTAAAGGGACTCCCTGGCCAGGGCTTTTTGGCAACCTTGGCTTTCTGATTATTGGCCTTGCCTTAATTTGTTATGCCGTACTTTCCCTCAACCGCAGGTATAATCCACTTTAGCCTGGTATTTCATTTATTCCTACCTCGAATGCGGTAGAACCTGTATCTTGGTGAAAAAGTAATCCATTACAAAAGGAGATAAATAATGAAAGCATTAATTATAGGCGCAACAGGTTCAACAGGGAAGGAACTGGTAAAGGTACTTTTACAAGATTCAGCATACACGAAGGTAGTTGTTTTTGTGCGTAAGTCTACTGGAATTACAGACCACAAGCTTGAAGAAATTCTAACTGATTTTGACCGGCTGGAAGACATCGCAGACCATATCAATGGCACAGTGTTGTTTTCTTGCCTGGGCACCACTTTAAAAGATGCCGGATCAAAAGAGCAGCAATGGCATATAGATTACGAGATACCATTCAAATTTGCAGAAATCGCAAAACGAAAAGGAATCAAAAGCCTCGTCCTGGTCTCTGCTTACGGTGCATCCCCTGGAAGCAAGATCTTTTATTCGCGGATCAAAGGTGAACTGGAGGAAGCCATGGCTAACCTTGCTTTCGCTCAGCTCATTGTTTTTAAACCAGGAATGTTGATTCGTAAAGGCTCAGACAGAGCTGCAGAACGGATCATTGCGCCTGTATTAAATTTCCTAAGCAGTATTGGGCTATTCAAGCGTTTCAAACCGCTAAGTACAGAGGTACTGGCAGCTAA
The nucleotide sequence above comes from Pedobacter sp. MC2016-14. Encoded proteins:
- a CDS encoding AraC family transcriptional regulator, with amino-acid sequence MSQPLPFQSIPFPAPLQIVRMLDFHDPSSDFPHRHDFFMCYWTTEGKGKHLIDFEPYIMTRGRLFFLHQNQVHQVSEYANDGWMVMFNGVCFQEFLKMNPKQEQNGLFDYFNARPWVDLGEDLIEQFETIANLMTVEANERFNMDILQHYLSILLLFAARKYAQDNSLTIQGIDTEQLRKLKVLIESNFRTNRESTFYASSLGYSPRKLNALCYRTMGVSIQDMINQRLLAEIEAGLVGSNRSLKEISFELGFVDQSHMATFFKKHRAERPSDFRNRYLP
- a CDS encoding TlpA disulfide reductase family protein, giving the protein MKKYNVNNLLLAIVTFGALSHATAQNKSGYTIKGTMVDFPTGKVYLEKNDGDGHRDSANVRNGKFEFKGKVDELAFYSLYIKDKSKSSHFLLENSNLTFLGQKDSLYRAKVKGGPIYDTYMTFYNTWWKPVTAKAGEIYGRMAVADQGGKVKMDAATRKAFDAEFAALNIMNDSVVNAYAKKNWNSIAAAMVIKDRYIDYPYFDNARALMPLLSKEVRESSFGKQIYARLALDEKTATGKVAPVFSMADRDRKTLSLADFRGKYVLVDFWASWCGPCRKENPNVVAAYKKYHDKGFEILGVSLDSNKEPWLKAIATDQLTWHHVSDLKGWKNEAAALYGVSSVPASFLIGPDGKVIAKDLRGEDLHKKLQMIFATK
- a CDS encoding NAD(P)H-binding protein, with translation MKALIIGATGSTGKELVKVLLQDSAYTKVVVFVRKSTGITDHKLEEILTDFDRLEDIADHINGTVLFSCLGTTLKDAGSKEQQWHIDYEIPFKFAEIAKRKGIKSLVLVSAYGASPGSKIFYSRIKGELEEAMANLAFAQLIVFKPGMLIRKGSDRAAERIIAPVLNFLSSIGLFKRFKPLSTEVLAAKLAKAPKVLNSGIHVIELEKITGF
- a CDS encoding multidrug resistance efflux transporter family protein; this translates as MSRRKIAYALCLAIISTFFLSTGLIINSLNAYKGNNWAWTASLRYLLAVPVLVIIVLFRGKLNGLMLAFKKMPLTFILWGNLGFGVYYALLSYAIGMIPGWLVTAGFMTTVLAGVLICPLIYDDHRAMISKKALLLSSLLVSGLLIMQMDRIRQLEHITLTVLGIGMAILAAFLWPLGNRKLMLKLEQEQITLDPIQRILGMTIGGLPILLLLAAYGFYSAGAPSLLQLETSFLAVLSSGVIGTILFFKAMQLVSKNHLGMLAVESTQVLGVFFTLIGDMLIKGTPWPGLFGNLGFLIIGLALICYAVLSLNRRYNPL